One Phaseolus vulgaris cultivar G19833 chromosome 4, P. vulgaris v2.0, whole genome shotgun sequence DNA window includes the following coding sequences:
- the LOC137838282 gene encoding uncharacterized protein, whose protein sequence is MRRKLQEVTVLNLSFETVKLRAQVNERIHHNESSQTKRGLLENFEVFVGASSRKHPFYDVIVDTPLPDNWKKLTIDKYDGSTDPDEHIAIYTTQISLYTWNDAVMCRVFPTTLRGATLSWFTRLPPLSVDCFDTLVEKFSAQFATSRPLHLTSIALVNIRQEKGESLRMFMERFGKVALGIRNLNPEVTMHHMITSLKPGPFGDSLCKKTATNLDELRPRASKFMQMEELREFRNQVRIDGGEKRVIERESGPMARRAREEFRSRKFQQYTPLNTNRTRVLQEAMAAEIIPPPRKARTPERTNHTKRCEYHKNHGHHTEKCIGLKDRIEELIQAGQLKE, encoded by the coding sequence ATGAGGAGAAAATTACAAGAAGTAACAGTTTTAAACTTATCCTTTGAGACCGTTAAGCTGAGAGCACAAGTGAATGAGAGGATTCATCATAATGAAAGTTCCCAAACAAAGAGAGGATTGCTcgaaaactttgaggtttttgTAGGGGCATCTTCAAGAAAACATCCCTTCTATGATGTTATAGTCGATACTCCACTACCAGACAATTGGAAAAAATTGACTATTGACAAATACGACGGAAGTACAGACCCTGATGAACATATTGCAATATATACCACccaaattagtttatatacatGGAATGACGCTGTTATGTGCAGAGTGTTCCCTACAACGTTGAGAGGGGCAACGTTGAGTTGGTTCACACGTCTCCCACCCTTAAGTGTGGATTGTTTCGATACATTGGTGGAAAAGTTTAGTGCTCAATTCGCAACCAGTCGTCCTCTTCATCTAACATCGATTGCCTTGGTAAACATAAGGCAAGAGAAGGGAGAGTCGTTGAGGATGTTCATGGAACGCTTTGGAAAGGTTGCCTTGGGAATTCGAAATCTCAACCCAGAGGTTACCATGCATCATATGATAACATCGTTGAAACCAGGACCATTTGGTGACAGTCTTTGCAAGAAAACTGCAACCAATTTGGATGAGTTAAGGCCGCGAGCATCAAAATTTATGCAGATGGAAGAACTGAGAGAGTTTCGAAATCAGGTAAGGATTGATGGAGGTGAAAAGAGAGTGATAGAAAGAGAAAGTGGACCTATGGCTAGAAGAGCCAGAGAAGAGTTTAGAAGCCGAAAGTTCCAACAATACACACCCTTAAATACAAACAGAACAAGAGTTCTACAGGAAGCTATGGCTGCAGAAATAATACCACCACCAAGAAAAGCAAGAACACCGGAAAGAACAAATCACACTAAGCGTTGTGAGtatcataaaaatcatggtCATCATACAGAAAAGTGTATTGGGTTGAAAGATAGAATAGAAGAATTAATACAAGCAGGGCAGTTGAAAGAATGA
- the LOC137838281 gene encoding uncharacterized protein, translating into MVITVEIAEYAVMKTLVDQGSSVDILFWDTFKRLHLREEDIVPFREQLIGFSGENVSTKGYVDLMTPFRRDSKTKKIKIRYLEVDASTSYNVLLGRSSLNKLGGIVSTSHLAMKFPTEKGETATIYVNQKDARKCYVAGLKMNLKANKDTEKMVAMVDLDPRLNDERLEPKEETTTVVLG; encoded by the coding sequence ATGGTGATAACAGTAGAAATAGCCGAGTATGCCGTCATGAAAACCTTGGTTGACCAGGGGAGTTCAGTTGATATTTTGTTTTGGGATACTTTCAAAAGGTTGCACTTGAGAGAAGAAGATATTGTACCTTTCCGAGAACAACTCATTGGCTTCTCGGGTGAAAATGTTAGCACAAAAGGATATGTTGATTTAATGACACCATTCAGAAGAGACAGTAAGACTAAAAAGATCAAAATCAGGTACTTAGAGGTGGATGCTTCCACATCATACAATGTATTGTTGGGACGATCTTCTTTGAATAAGTTGGGAGGAATAGTCTCAACATCGcacttagccatgaaattcccaACAGAGAAGGGGGAGACAGCAACAATTTATGTCAATCAAAAAGATGCTCGAAAATGTTATGTAGCAGGTTTGAAGATGAATTTGAAAGCAAATAAAGATACTGAAAAAATGGTGGCAATGGTGGATTTAGACCCCAGATTGAATGATGAGAGGTTGGAACCGAAAGAAGAGACAACAACTGTGGTACTAGGCTAG